From the genome of Brevibacterium sp. JSBI002, one region includes:
- the alaS gene encoding alanine--tRNA ligase has translation MKTAEIKQRWLDYFEANGHTVVPSASVISSDPSILFNIAGMVQFIPYLTGREPAPFNRATSVQKCVRTGDIEEVGKTTRHGTFFQMNGNFSFGDYFKRDAIKFAWGLLTTPVAEGGLGFDPELLWATVHEDDLETIDMWLEETSVPRERIQLRDNEDNYWHTGQPGPGGYCSEIYFDRGPAYGVDGGPVADEDRYIEIWNLVFMEFELSEVRSKVDFDVAGELPAKNIDTGMGLERVAFLLQGVENMYEIDEVFPVIEAASRLAGRTYGEDEHADVQLRVVADHVRSALIIIGDGVRPGNEGRGYILRRLLRRAVRAMRLLGVKEEVLPELLPVSMQAMKLSYPELETDFDRISRVAYAEEKAFLRTLESGTQLFANAAKSLDGADKTISGDIAFALHDTHGFPIDLTLEMASEAGLSVDEAGFRELMSEQRTRAKADAKAKKGGGHTDLSAYSALLDEGASEFVGYDRLESDSRVRGIVVDGVAAEVLTAGQSGDVVLDLTPFYAESGGQRADVGLISGHGFTARVSDVQNPVKGLPAHRVEVIDGELRVGDEVLAAVDHDHRFQGAQAHTATHLVHAALREILGSHAVQAGSLNQPGYMRFDYSFPEAPSTQMRAEIEEVANLAVRSNYEVGTEYMSFDDAKRSGAMALFGEKYPNVVRVVDIGGPFSRELCGGTHVGASAEVGPISVLSEASVGSGVRRIEAAVGMDAFRSLAAERTIVSSLSEMLKVPGTDVTSRVSDLMSRLKDAEKEIARLNAQQLLASSGKFLDEAQTVGQTLFVQAELGDIANAGDIRTLVTDLRNRVADRQAVIFGIGVSSGKPVVVIATTEAARAAGLQAGKLVSLACGELGGGGGGKPDLAQGGGSNPAAIPSAIAAVKAAIQ, from the coding sequence TTGAAGACGGCAGAGATCAAACAACGCTGGTTGGACTACTTCGAAGCGAACGGGCACACCGTGGTCCCCTCGGCGTCGGTGATCAGCTCCGATCCGTCCATCCTGTTCAACATCGCGGGAATGGTCCAGTTCATTCCCTACCTCACCGGCCGGGAGCCGGCCCCGTTCAACCGCGCCACCAGCGTCCAGAAATGCGTGCGCACCGGAGACATCGAAGAGGTCGGCAAGACGACCCGCCACGGCACCTTCTTCCAGATGAACGGCAACTTCTCCTTCGGCGACTACTTCAAGCGCGATGCCATCAAGTTCGCCTGGGGACTGCTGACGACCCCCGTCGCCGAGGGCGGCCTCGGCTTCGACCCGGAGCTGCTGTGGGCGACAGTGCACGAGGACGATCTCGAGACCATCGACATGTGGCTCGAGGAGACCTCCGTTCCCCGTGAGCGCATCCAGCTGCGCGACAACGAGGACAACTACTGGCACACCGGCCAGCCCGGCCCCGGCGGCTACTGCTCGGAGATCTACTTCGACCGCGGCCCCGCCTACGGCGTCGACGGCGGACCCGTGGCCGACGAAGACCGCTACATCGAGATCTGGAACCTCGTGTTCATGGAGTTCGAACTCTCCGAGGTTCGCTCGAAGGTGGACTTCGACGTGGCCGGCGAGCTGCCGGCGAAGAACATCGATACCGGCATGGGACTCGAACGTGTCGCCTTCCTGCTCCAGGGCGTGGAGAACATGTACGAGATCGACGAGGTCTTCCCCGTCATCGAGGCCGCCAGCCGTCTGGCCGGTCGGACCTATGGAGAGGACGAGCACGCCGATGTGCAGCTGCGCGTCGTCGCCGACCATGTCCGTTCGGCCCTGATCATCATCGGCGACGGGGTCCGCCCCGGCAACGAAGGCCGCGGCTACATCCTCCGCCGCCTGCTCCGCCGTGCCGTGCGTGCCATGCGTCTGCTCGGAGTCAAGGAAGAAGTCCTGCCCGAGCTGCTCCCCGTCTCTATGCAGGCCATGAAGCTGTCCTACCCGGAACTCGAAACGGACTTCGACCGCATCTCCCGGGTCGCCTACGCCGAGGAGAAAGCGTTCCTGCGCACCCTCGAATCCGGCACTCAGCTGTTCGCCAATGCCGCGAAGTCACTCGACGGCGCGGACAAGACCATCAGCGGGGACATCGCCTTCGCTCTCCACGACACCCATGGGTTCCCCATCGACCTCACTCTCGAGATGGCTTCCGAAGCCGGACTGAGCGTCGACGAGGCCGGGTTCCGTGAGCTGATGAGTGAACAGCGCACCCGCGCCAAGGCCGATGCCAAGGCGAAGAAGGGCGGCGGCCACACCGACCTGTCCGCCTATTCGGCGCTGCTCGACGAAGGTGCCAGCGAATTCGTCGGCTATGACCGACTCGAGTCCGACTCCCGCGTGCGAGGAATCGTCGTCGATGGGGTCGCCGCCGAGGTGCTCACCGCCGGTCAGAGCGGCGACGTCGTCCTCGACCTGACCCCGTTCTACGCCGAATCCGGCGGTCAGCGCGCCGACGTCGGCCTCATCTCCGGCCATGGCTTCACCGCCCGGGTCAGCGACGTCCAGAATCCGGTCAAGGGACTGCCTGCCCACCGGGTCGAGGTGATCGACGGAGAGCTGCGCGTCGGTGACGAGGTGCTCGCCGCCGTCGACCACGACCACCGGTTCCAGGGCGCACAGGCCCACACCGCCACCCACCTCGTCCACGCTGCGCTGCGCGAGATCCTCGGCAGCCACGCCGTGCAGGCCGGTTCGCTCAACCAGCCCGGATACATGCGCTTCGACTACTCGTTCCCCGAAGCCCCGAGCACCCAGATGCGGGCCGAGATCGAAGAGGTCGCGAACCTCGCGGTGCGCTCGAACTACGAAGTCGGCACCGAATACATGTCCTTCGACGACGCGAAGAGGTCCGGTGCCATGGCGCTCTTCGGCGAGAAGTACCCGAACGTCGTGCGCGTCGTCGACATCGGCGGACCCTTCTCCCGCGAACTCTGCGGCGGCACCCACGTCGGTGCCTCCGCGGAGGTCGGCCCGATCTCCGTGCTCTCCGAAGCATCCGTCGGCTCCGGAGTCCGGCGCATCGAAGCCGCTGTCGGCATGGACGCCTTCCGGTCCCTGGCCGCCGAGCGGACCATCGTGTCCTCACTCTCGGAGATGCTCAAGGTCCCCGGCACCGACGTCACCTCACGCGTGTCCGACCTGATGAGCCGGCTCAAGGACGCCGAGAAGGAGATCGCTCGCCTCAACGCCCAGCAGCTGCTCGCCTCTTCGGGCAAGTTCCTCGATGAGGCGCAGACCGTGGGCCAGACGCTGTTCGTGCAGGCCGAGCTCGGCGACATCGCCAATGCCGGAGACATCCGCACACTGGTCACCGACCTGCGCAACCGGGTCGCCGACCGTCAGGCGGTGATCTTCGGCATCGGAGTCAGCAGCGGAAAGCCCGTCGTCGTCATCGCCACCACCGAGGCGGCCCGCGCCGCCGGTCTGCAGGCAGGAAAGCTCGTGTCGCTGGCCTGCGGCGAACTCGGCGGCGGAGGCGGCGGCAAGCCCGACCTCGCCCAGGGCGGAGGCAGCAACCCCGCGGCGATCCCGTCAGCCATCGCGGCGGTCAAGGCAGCCATCCAGTGA
- a CDS encoding cation:proton antiporter family protein, whose product MEQTRFLLHVFGFTAFAGLQQVSDIGVVLLLFTIGLKFDLRSLLQPEAHGTAALHMITVVLLGAGTIGAAAAIGIVSVGGGLGTLALLGFALSFSSTVLVVKVLEDRSDDGSYYGQIAIAILVLQDLAAVAFITIAGEEPPSPWAFALVLIVPVVWVLRRLLDRVGRGELLVLFGVVMALGPGYVAFESVGIHGDLGALVLGLLFSTHPRAVEMSKSLFSVKELFLVGFFVVIGLQAVPTWSDLLMALALCVVLLPFNFASFYLMGRLFGLRNRTSVRTSLALSNFSEFALIVVAVGVDNGLFEGNWLTITALAVALGMIGSSLANAYSLQIVAKLDQVLPDEDESRLRANDRPLDTGDAEVVVLGMGRIGRGAYERFVERGDRSVIGIDNDHTVIEALHTDEFTVLEGDATDHEFWHRLVVGGSAHTVVLAMALHDSNTFALEQLRIAGFPGTIAAVVQRPDQAEHFARAGVHAVINIYSGSGAAVADAAIDSHEDDCRK is encoded by the coding sequence TTGGAACAGACGCGGTTCCTCCTGCACGTCTTCGGCTTCACCGCCTTCGCGGGACTGCAGCAGGTATCGGACATCGGAGTCGTCCTGCTGCTGTTCACGATCGGACTGAAATTCGATCTGCGCTCCCTGCTCCAACCCGAAGCCCACGGCACCGCTGCGCTGCACATGATCACGGTGGTCCTCCTCGGTGCCGGGACGATCGGAGCTGCCGCAGCCATCGGCATCGTCAGCGTCGGCGGGGGACTGGGCACCTTGGCGCTGCTCGGCTTCGCCCTCTCGTTCTCCTCCACGGTGCTCGTGGTCAAAGTGCTCGAAGACCGCTCCGACGACGGGTCCTACTACGGGCAGATCGCCATAGCGATCCTCGTCCTCCAGGATCTCGCTGCGGTCGCCTTCATCACGATCGCAGGCGAAGAGCCGCCGAGTCCCTGGGCGTTCGCTCTCGTCCTGATCGTTCCCGTGGTCTGGGTGCTGCGACGGCTCCTCGACCGCGTCGGACGCGGTGAGCTGCTCGTCCTCTTCGGCGTCGTCATGGCCTTGGGGCCCGGCTATGTCGCCTTCGAATCAGTCGGCATCCACGGCGACCTCGGAGCGCTGGTGCTCGGACTTCTCTTCTCCACCCACCCGCGAGCCGTGGAGATGTCGAAGTCGCTGTTCAGCGTCAAAGAGCTCTTCCTCGTCGGGTTCTTCGTCGTCATCGGGCTCCAAGCGGTCCCCACCTGGTCGGATCTGCTCATGGCGCTGGCCCTGTGCGTCGTGCTGCTGCCGTTCAACTTCGCGAGCTTCTACCTCATGGGTCGCCTCTTCGGCCTGCGCAACCGCACCAGCGTGCGCACCAGCCTGGCCCTGAGCAACTTCTCCGAATTCGCACTCATCGTCGTCGCCGTCGGAGTCGACAACGGACTCTTCGAGGGCAACTGGCTGACCATCACCGCCCTCGCCGTGGCACTGGGGATGATCGGCTCCTCCCTGGCGAACGCCTACAGCCTCCAGATCGTCGCGAAGCTCGACCAGGTCCTGCCGGACGAGGACGAGAGCCGGCTGCGGGCCAACGATCGGCCGCTCGACACCGGAGATGCGGAGGTCGTCGTCCTCGGCATGGGCCGCATCGGTCGCGGCGCCTACGAGCGCTTCGTCGAACGCGGCGACCGCAGCGTCATCGGCATCGACAACGACCACACAGTCATCGAAGCCCTGCACACCGACGAGTTCACAGTGCTCGAAGGCGACGCCACCGACCACGAATTCTGGCACCGCCTCGTCGTCGGCGGCAGCGCCCACACCGTCGTTCTCGCCATGGCCCTGCACGACTCGAACACCTTCGCTCTCGAACAGCTGCGCATCGCCGGCTTCCCCGGGACCATCGCCGCTGTCGTCCAACGCCCCGATCAGGCCGAGCACTTCGCCCGTGCCGGGGTCCACGCGGTGATCAACATCTACAGCGGGTCCGGAGCGGCCGTGGCCGATGCCGCGATCGACAGCCACGAAGACGACTGTCGGAAGTGA
- the rpsD gene encoding 30S ribosomal protein S4 → MKGNTVPAPARNRRMTRLSRALGIALTPKAEKYFERRPYPPGEHGRARRRNDSDYSVRLKEKQRLRAQYGIREAQMLKTYKEANRLPGLTGETMVELLESRLDALVLRSGFARTMAQARQFVVHRHITVDGQRVDRPSFRVKEGQTIQVHERSASMDPFQVAAAGGHKDVLPATPGYLNVNLEGLQATLLRTPKREEVPITCDVQLVVEFYSR, encoded by the coding sequence ATGAAAGGTAATACAGTGCCAGCACCAGCACGTAATCGCCGCATGACGCGCCTCTCGCGCGCCCTCGGCATTGCTCTGACACCCAAGGCCGAGAAGTACTTCGAGCGTCGCCCGTACCCTCCAGGTGAGCACGGCCGCGCCCGTCGTCGCAACGACAGCGACTACTCGGTCCGCCTCAAGGAGAAGCAGCGTCTGCGCGCTCAGTACGGCATCCGTGAGGCCCAGATGCTCAAGACCTACAAGGAAGCCAACCGTCTGCCCGGTCTGACCGGTGAGACAATGGTCGAGCTCCTCGAATCGCGTCTCGACGCCCTCGTCCTGCGTTCGGGATTCGCCCGCACCATGGCCCAGGCCCGTCAGTTCGTCGTCCACCGTCACATCACGGTCGACGGACAGCGCGTGGACCGTCCCTCCTTCCGCGTGAAGGAAGGCCAGACCATCCAGGTGCATGAGCGTTCGGCTTCGATGGATCCGTTCCAGGTCGCCGCCGCCGGTGGCCACAAGGACGTTCTGCCCGCAACGCCGGGATACCTCAACGTGAACCTCGAGGGACTGCAGGCAACCCTGCTGCGCACCCCGAAGCGCGAAGAGGTGCCGATCACCTGTGACGTTCAGCTCGTCGTCGAGTTCTACTCGCGCTGA
- a CDS encoding MBL fold metallo-hydrolase: MDVFSTNAEFLDVNCYAVRADGSSDCILIDSGYDCAPGLEKLLSEEGLEPRAIFLTHGHPDHILGLTNVLARWNVPVHLGAADRYRLESPATTLNPQFAAMLAPLVADWNAPAPIDISDGESFEIAGLTITAVSAPGHTEGSMLLRVKDGDEEVIFTGDVVFAGAIGRVDLPGGDPQAMAESLRAFATLPDVPIYPGHGPGSRVSTELATNPFF, from the coding sequence ATGGATGTGTTCTCGACCAACGCCGAATTCCTCGACGTCAACTGCTATGCCGTGCGCGCAGACGGCTCCAGCGACTGCATTCTCATCGACTCCGGATACGACTGCGCCCCGGGTCTCGAGAAGCTGCTGAGCGAAGAGGGACTCGAACCTCGGGCGATCTTCCTCACCCACGGCCACCCCGACCATATCCTGGGCCTGACCAACGTGCTCGCCCGCTGGAACGTGCCCGTCCACCTCGGCGCCGCCGACCGGTACCGCCTGGAATCGCCGGCGACAACGCTCAACCCGCAGTTCGCGGCGATGCTGGCCCCGCTCGTCGCAGACTGGAACGCCCCGGCACCCATTGACATCAGTGATGGTGAGAGCTTCGAGATTGCCGGACTCACCATCACCGCAGTCTCCGCACCAGGGCATACGGAAGGTTCCATGCTGCTGCGAGTGAAGGACGGGGACGAGGAAGTCATCTTCACCGGTGACGTCGTCTTCGCCGGAGCCATCGGCCGCGTCGACCTGCCCGGGGGAGACCCTCAGGCGATGGCCGAATCGCTGCGGGCCTTCGCGACACTGCCGGACGTGCCGATCTATCCTGGACACGGCCCTGGCTCACGCGTGAGCACGGAACTCGCGACGAATCCGTTCTTCTGA
- the hisS gene encoding histidine--tRNA ligase produces MAKSARLSGFPERLPAERVIEKTIIDTLEHTFALHGFSALNHRAVEPISQLAKDGEIDKEIFAVSRLHSEGAERNPLGLHFDLTVPLARYIADNANELSFPFKAARVQPVWRGERPQAGRYREFIQADIDVIADGELPGHFEVEIPLAVADAFSRLAPLGVPGIKIVVNDRRLLEGFARGIGLTNIQAVLRCLDKYDKIGPAEVAKLLAAEADADEDQQRLCLELAAIESDSPDFADEVRALGVDHPLLEAGLESLTTLLRAAAERAPGVVVAQLKIARGLDYYTGAVYETQLIGHEELGSVSSGGRYDSLVTVGKKNYPGVGMSIGVSRLMAFILGETSEIRATRGTPSAVVIAVTEEARRADADAVAVTLRSRDIPCEVSPNAAKFGKQIRYAERRGIPFVWFTDGESGHEVKDIRSGEQTTADPDTWTPAEDDLWPRVYRS; encoded by the coding sequence ATGGCGAAGTCAGCCCGTCTGTCCGGATTCCCGGAACGACTCCCGGCCGAACGCGTGATCGAGAAGACCATCATCGACACCCTCGAACACACCTTCGCCCTGCACGGGTTCTCCGCCCTCAACCACCGCGCCGTCGAACCGATCAGCCAGTTGGCCAAGGACGGCGAGATCGACAAGGAGATCTTCGCCGTCTCCCGCCTCCACTCCGAGGGCGCCGAGCGCAACCCTCTGGGACTCCACTTCGACCTCACTGTGCCCCTGGCCCGCTACATCGCCGACAATGCGAACGAACTGAGCTTCCCGTTCAAGGCCGCTCGCGTCCAGCCCGTCTGGCGGGGCGAACGGCCGCAGGCCGGTCGCTACCGGGAGTTCATCCAGGCCGATATCGACGTCATCGCCGATGGGGAGCTGCCCGGACACTTCGAGGTCGAGATCCCCCTGGCCGTGGCCGATGCGTTCTCCCGGCTCGCCCCGCTCGGCGTGCCCGGAATCAAGATCGTCGTCAACGACCGCAGGCTGCTCGAGGGCTTCGCCCGCGGAATCGGGCTGACGAACATCCAAGCCGTGCTGCGCTGCCTCGACAAATACGACAAGATCGGCCCCGCCGAAGTGGCGAAGCTGCTGGCTGCCGAAGCCGACGCCGATGAGGATCAGCAGCGCCTGTGCCTGGAGCTGGCCGCCATCGAATCCGACTCCCCGGACTTCGCCGACGAGGTGCGCGCCCTCGGCGTCGACCACCCCCTGCTCGAAGCCGGACTCGAATCGCTGACGACTCTGCTGCGAGCCGCAGCCGAACGCGCACCCGGAGTCGTCGTCGCCCAGCTCAAGATCGCCCGCGGCCTCGACTACTACACGGGCGCGGTCTACGAGACCCAGCTGATCGGCCACGAAGAACTCGGTTCCGTATCCTCCGGCGGTCGCTACGACTCGCTGGTCACCGTCGGCAAGAAGAACTATCCCGGGGTGGGCATGTCCATCGGCGTCTCCCGCCTCATGGCGTTCATCCTCGGCGAGACCTCGGAGATCCGTGCCACCCGCGGTACCCCCTCGGCCGTCGTCATCGCCGTCACCGAGGAGGCCCGACGGGCTGACGCCGACGCCGTGGCAGTGACGCTGAGGTCCCGGGACATCCCGTGCGAAGTCTCGCCGAACGCTGCGAAGTTCGGCAAGCAGATCCGCTACGCGGAACGCCGCGGCATCCCGTTCGTCTGGTTCACCGACGGTGAGTCCGGCCACGAGGTCAAGGACATCCGCTCGGGAGAGCAGACCACGGCCGACCCGGACACGTGGACTCCCGCGGAAGACGACCTCTGGCCCCGCGTGTACCGGAGCTGA
- a CDS encoding replication-associated recombination protein A yields the protein MSQEPNLFSDGPDQETPGPGFAGSSGASSGRALDPLAVRMRPRTLDEVVGQEHLTFPGSPLNQLVEASGGDRAGASSVILWGPPGVGKTTLAHVISHAPGRTFVELSAITAGVKDVRQVIESARREREMYGRTTVLFLDEIHRFSKAQQDALLPAVENRLVVLVAATTENPSFSVISPLLSRSLMLTLRPLDDEAVGNLLDRAVESDRGLAGQFTLTEEARNFIVRIAGADARRSLTVLEAAAGIAAAQAEEAGDEPIAITESACAEASSETVLRYDKNGDQHYDVVSAFIKSIRGSDVDAALHYLARMIVAGEDPRFIARRVVISAAEDIGMADPQALPIAVAASTAVANIGMPEGRIPLAEAVTYLALAPKSNASYRALDAAIADVKNGLAGEVPMHLRDAHYPGAKELGHGEGYKYSHDYPHGVADQEYLPESLRGKRYYSPTGNGMERSMAERLENLRRLLRP from the coding sequence ATGAGCCAAGAACCCAATCTGTTCTCCGACGGCCCGGACCAGGAAACACCGGGTCCGGGCTTCGCCGGTTCCTCCGGGGCCTCCTCGGGCAGGGCCCTGGACCCACTTGCGGTGCGGATGCGTCCGCGGACCCTGGACGAGGTCGTCGGCCAGGAGCACCTGACCTTCCCGGGGTCCCCGCTCAACCAACTCGTCGAAGCCAGCGGGGGAGACCGGGCGGGAGCCTCCTCGGTGATCCTGTGGGGTCCGCCCGGAGTCGGAAAGACCACGTTGGCCCATGTCATCTCCCATGCCCCGGGCCGCACCTTCGTCGAGCTCTCCGCCATCACTGCGGGCGTCAAGGACGTGCGCCAGGTGATCGAGAGCGCCCGCCGCGAACGGGAGATGTACGGACGGACCACCGTCCTCTTCCTCGACGAGATCCACCGGTTCTCGAAAGCCCAGCAGGATGCCCTGCTGCCGGCGGTGGAGAACAGGCTCGTCGTGCTCGTGGCCGCCACCACGGAGAACCCGTCGTTCTCCGTCATCTCCCCCCTGCTGTCGCGGTCGCTCATGCTCACGCTGCGTCCGCTCGACGACGAGGCGGTCGGCAATCTGCTCGACCGTGCCGTCGAATCCGATCGCGGGCTGGCCGGACAGTTCACCCTCACCGAGGAGGCCAGGAACTTCATCGTCCGCATCGCCGGAGCCGACGCCCGCCGATCACTGACCGTCCTCGAAGCCGCTGCGGGAATCGCCGCAGCGCAGGCGGAGGAGGCCGGCGACGAACCGATCGCGATCACCGAGTCCGCGTGCGCCGAGGCGAGCAGCGAAACCGTTCTGCGCTACGACAAGAACGGCGACCAGCACTACGACGTGGTCTCCGCCTTCATCAAATCCATCCGCGGCTCCGATGTCGACGCGGCCCTGCACTATCTGGCGCGGATGATCGTCGCCGGTGAGGACCCGCGCTTCATCGCCCGTCGCGTCGTCATCTCCGCGGCCGAGGACATCGGCATGGCCGACCCGCAGGCGCTGCCGATCGCCGTGGCCGCCTCGACCGCAGTTGCCAACATCGGCATGCCCGAAGGACGGATCCCCCTCGCCGAGGCGGTCACCTACCTCGCGCTGGCCCCGAAGTCGAACGCGAGCTACCGCGCCCTGGACGCCGCGATCGCCGATGTGAAGAACGGGCTCGCCGGAGAGGTGCCGATGCATCTGCGCGACGCCCACTATCCGGGGGCGAAAGAGCTGGGCCACGGTGAGGGCTACAAATACTCGCACGACTATCCGCACGGGGTCGCCGATCAGGAGTATCTGCCGGAGTCGCTGCGTGGGAAGCGCTACTACTCTCCGACGGGCAACGGAATGGAACGCAGCATGGCCGAGAGGCTCGAGAACCTCAGGCGGCTGCTGCGACCCTGA
- the aspS gene encoding aspartate--tRNA ligase, translating to MLRSHEAGSLRAANAGETVTLTGWVDRRRDHGGVAFIDLRDASGIVQVVVREDDAHQLRNETVVKATGTVSVRPDGNTNPNLPTGEIEIIDTTVEVLSEAAALPFQVSDHAEDSGAVGEETRLRYRYLDLRRSGPAKTIRLRSDVNKAARSVLDAHSFVEVETPTLTKSTPEGARDFLVPARLKPGSWYALPQSPQLFKQLLQVAGMERYYQIARCYRDEDFRADRQPEFTQLDIEASFVEQEDIISLAEEILTALWKLIGYDITTPIPHITYHEAMERYGSDKPDLRFGLELHNLTEFFKDTPFRVFQSPYVGSVVYPGGGSLPRRQLDGWQDWAKQRGAKGLAYVLIGEDGTLSGPVAKNISDEEKAGLAEAAGAQPGDAIFFAAGDRSMRALLGAARNEIAERTGLIKDGDWAFVWVVDAPLFESAAEAQAAGDVAVGGGQWTAVHHAFTAPKPEFLDSLEEDPGAALAYAYDIVCNGNEIGGGSIRIHRKDVQERVFKIMGISAEEAEEKFGFLLEAFKFGAPPHGGIAFGWDRIVSLLAGVDSIREVIAFPKSGGGFDPLTQAPAPITDAQRAEAGVDFEPEDDDAEA from the coding sequence GTGCTGCGAAGCCACGAAGCCGGAAGCCTGCGAGCCGCGAACGCAGGAGAAACCGTCACCCTCACCGGGTGGGTCGATCGTCGTCGCGATCACGGAGGTGTGGCCTTCATCGATCTGCGCGACGCTTCGGGGATCGTGCAGGTCGTCGTCCGTGAGGACGATGCCCACCAGCTGCGCAACGAAACCGTCGTCAAGGCCACCGGCACCGTGTCGGTGCGTCCCGATGGCAACACCAACCCGAACCTGCCCACCGGCGAGATCGAGATCATCGACACCACCGTCGAGGTGCTCTCCGAAGCAGCGGCCCTGCCGTTCCAGGTCTCCGACCATGCCGAGGACTCGGGCGCCGTGGGCGAGGAGACCCGTCTGCGCTACCGCTACCTCGACCTGCGCCGTTCGGGCCCGGCCAAGACGATCCGCCTGCGCTCCGATGTCAACAAGGCCGCACGGTCGGTCCTCGACGCCCACAGCTTCGTCGAGGTCGAGACGCCGACACTGACGAAGTCGACTCCGGAAGGTGCCCGCGACTTCCTCGTCCCGGCCCGCCTCAAGCCCGGCTCCTGGTACGCCCTGCCGCAGTCGCCGCAGCTGTTCAAGCAGCTGCTCCAGGTCGCCGGCATGGAACGCTACTACCAGATCGCCCGCTGCTACCGCGACGAGGACTTCCGCGCTGACCGACAGCCGGAGTTCACCCAGCTCGACATCGAAGCCTCCTTCGTCGAGCAGGAGGACATCATCTCTCTGGCCGAAGAGATCCTCACCGCGCTGTGGAAGCTCATCGGCTACGACATCACCACGCCGATCCCGCACATCACCTACCACGAGGCGATGGAGCGCTACGGTTCGGACAAGCCGGACCTGCGCTTCGGCCTCGAACTGCACAACCTCACCGAGTTCTTCAAGGACACCCCATTCCGCGTCTTCCAGTCGCCCTATGTCGGCTCCGTCGTCTACCCCGGCGGCGGCTCGCTGCCGCGTCGTCAGCTCGACGGCTGGCAGGACTGGGCCAAGCAGCGCGGAGCGAAGGGCCTGGCCTATGTGCTCATCGGCGAAGACGGAACCCTGTCCGGTCCGGTGGCCAAGAACATCTCCGATGAGGAGAAGGCGGGACTCGCCGAGGCGGCCGGTGCGCAGCCGGGCGACGCCATCTTCTTCGCCGCCGGTGATCGCAGCATGCGTGCCCTCCTCGGCGCCGCCCGCAATGAGATCGCCGAGCGCACGGGTCTCATCAAGGACGGCGACTGGGCCTTCGTGTGGGTCGTCGACGCACCCCTGTTCGAATCGGCCGCCGAAGCGCAGGCCGCCGGAGACGTCGCCGTCGGCGGCGGACAGTGGACGGCCGTCCACCACGCCTTCACCGCTCCGAAGCCCGAATTCCTCGATTCCCTCGAAGAGGACCCGGGAGCTGCTCTGGCCTACGCCTACGACATCGTCTGCAACGGCAATGAGATCGGCGGCGGCTCGATCCGCATCCACCGCAAGGACGTTCAGGAACGCGTATTCAAGATCATGGGCATCTCCGCCGAAGAGGCCGAGGAGAAGTTCGGCTTCCTCCTCGAAGCCTTCAAGTTCGGCGCACCCCCGCACGGCGGCATCGCCTTCGGCTGGGATCGCATCGTGTCCCTGCTGGCCGGCGTCGACTCGATCCGTGAGGTCATCGCCTTCCCGAAGTCCGGCGGCGGATTCGATCCGCTGACTCAGGCGCCGGCACCGATCACCGACGCTCAGCGCGCCGAGGCCGGAGTCGACTTCGAACCGGAAGACGACGACGCCGAGGCCTGA